From one Amycolatopsis sp. FDAARGOS 1241 genomic stretch:
- a CDS encoding cold-shock protein codes for MPTGKVKWYDAEKGFGFVTQDGGADVYIRKAALPQGVEGLKAGQRLEFGVADGRRGPQALSVRLLDPMPSVAEARRRPAEELHGLIEDMIKLLELKVQPDLRRNRYPDRKHTKQIAEIMRAVARDLDP; via the coding sequence GTGCCGACCGGCAAGGTCAAGTGGTACGACGCGGAGAAGGGGTTCGGGTTCGTCACGCAGGACGGCGGAGCCGACGTCTACATCCGCAAGGCCGCGCTGCCGCAGGGCGTCGAAGGCCTGAAGGCCGGGCAGCGGCTGGAGTTCGGCGTCGCCGACGGCCGTCGCGGGCCGCAGGCGCTTTCCGTCCGGTTGCTCGACCCGATGCCGTCGGTCGCCGAAGCGCGCCGGCGCCCGGCCGAGGAACTGCACGGCCTCATCGAGGACATGATCAAGCTCCTCGAACTCAAGGTCCAACCCGACCTGCGGCGCAACCGGTACCCGGATCGCAAGCACACCAAGCAGATCGCGGAGATCATGCGCGCGGTCGCCCGGGACCTCGACCCGTAA
- a CDS encoding DUF2771 family protein has protein sequence MRRSRLVAVLAAGSLAVAGCSAPGPAEVTFYGDGHTIRVGPIGNCDLSTGVCSANPGAAGTLKVRPGRSVQVSVPKEIAEGPWKVTVQSIDGKGQPQPLKEDIITSGDQYAYTATPPSKDDQIVVVEIAQATVISRTGDPNDAEPITSALWSLQVQPA, from the coding sequence ATGCGACGTTCCCGTTTGGTGGCCGTGCTCGCGGCCGGTAGTCTCGCTGTGGCCGGCTGTTCCGCGCCGGGCCCGGCCGAGGTGACGTTCTACGGCGACGGGCACACGATCCGCGTCGGCCCCATCGGCAACTGCGATCTGAGCACCGGCGTCTGCTCCGCCAATCCGGGCGCCGCGGGCACGCTGAAGGTGCGCCCGGGCCGGTCGGTGCAGGTCTCCGTGCCGAAGGAGATCGCCGAAGGCCCGTGGAAGGTCACCGTGCAGTCCATCGACGGCAAGGGCCAGCCCCAGCCGTTGAAGGAGGACATCATCACCAGCGGCGACCAGTACGCCTACACCGCGACGCCGCCGTCCAAGGACGACCAGATCGTGGTGGTCGAGATCGCCCAGGCCACGGTCATCAGCCGCACCGGCGACCCGAACGACGCGGAGCCGATCACCTCGGCGTTGTGGTCGCTCCAGGTGCAGCCCGCCTGA
- a CDS encoding MFS transporter encodes MALFGSRSEPDRTFSARSGKGRGRKSKRKWTPEPGAAQARSWRDAPPPPPTRVDQQQRPAPPEYADQQTRRVPPEHVAADQPRARPQHAPPAGRGRSPFYDQPPTADEAPTGAVPRGHRPPPNRGARPYPPQDQRTEPVRPRPDNRPGSDEYEHYDTGGYAGEPRVGPDRDEELHTTAAPGAGSIPKLPKKLTVTRVAALRSRQLSGQAIGMFQRATKADGADKSGLTSLMYAVMLNYASDAAMAIALANTLFFAATSGESKGKVALYLLITIAPFALVAPVIGPALDRIQRGRRLAMCAASLGQGLMAVVMALHFDDWLLYPAALGMMVLSKSFTVLKAAITPRVVPPEITLSKTNARLTIFGLIAGGVFGALASGVSSFSGSAGALWFTALICVAAAVQSMRIPSWVEVTEGEVPTSLSARPEPKQKKQRQPMGRHIVVALWGNGSVRVLTGFLMMFAAFAVKAQTEGQGHSPFMQLLLLGIIGAAAGAGGFVGNALGSRLQFGSPDQVILGCIAACAGTTLIATLLPGLATAAIVGLIGATASALAKISLDAVIQEDLPEQSRASAFGRSETVLQLAWCFGGAVGLLLPPTYWLGFLVVTLLLGVGLAQTYLVRRGGSLVPGLGGNRPLRPEPTGSFPAQGVPRERR; translated from the coding sequence GTGGCACTCTTCGGTTCGCGCTCCGAACCCGACCGCACCTTCTCCGCGCGGTCGGGCAAGGGGCGCGGCCGGAAGTCCAAGCGCAAGTGGACGCCGGAGCCCGGCGCCGCCCAGGCCCGCTCCTGGCGCGACGCGCCGCCGCCCCCGCCGACGCGCGTCGACCAGCAGCAGCGGCCCGCGCCGCCCGAGTACGCCGACCAGCAGACGCGCCGCGTCCCGCCCGAACACGTCGCGGCCGACCAGCCGCGCGCCCGGCCCCAGCACGCGCCCCCGGCCGGCCGCGGCCGCAGCCCCTTCTACGACCAGCCGCCCACCGCCGACGAAGCCCCCACCGGCGCCGTCCCGCGAGGTCACCGGCCGCCGCCGAACCGCGGGGCCCGCCCGTACCCACCGCAGGACCAGCGCACGGAGCCCGTGCGGCCGCGGCCGGACAACCGGCCCGGCAGCGATGAGTACGAGCACTACGACACCGGTGGGTACGCGGGCGAGCCGCGGGTGGGCCCCGATCGCGACGAGGAGCTGCACACCACCGCGGCGCCCGGCGCGGGCTCGATCCCGAAGCTGCCGAAGAAGCTCACCGTCACGCGCGTCGCGGCGCTGCGCAGCCGGCAGCTGAGCGGGCAGGCCATCGGCATGTTCCAGCGCGCCACGAAGGCCGACGGCGCGGACAAGTCGGGCCTCACGTCGCTGATGTACGCGGTGATGCTCAACTACGCGAGCGACGCCGCCATGGCCATCGCGCTCGCCAACACGCTCTTCTTCGCCGCCACCAGCGGCGAGAGCAAGGGCAAAGTCGCGTTGTACCTGCTGATCACCATCGCACCGTTCGCGCTCGTCGCGCCCGTGATCGGGCCGGCGCTCGACCGCATCCAGCGCGGCCGGCGCCTCGCGATGTGCGCGGCCTCGCTCGGCCAGGGCCTGATGGCCGTGGTGATGGCGCTGCACTTCGACGACTGGCTGCTGTACCCGGCCGCGCTCGGGATGATGGTGCTGTCGAAGTCGTTCACCGTGCTCAAGGCAGCCATCACGCCGCGCGTGGTGCCGCCGGAGATCACGCTGTCGAAGACCAACGCGCGGCTCACGATCTTCGGCCTCATCGCCGGCGGTGTGTTCGGCGCGCTGGCCAGCGGCGTCAGCTCGTTCAGCGGCTCTGCGGGCGCGCTGTGGTTCACGGCGCTGATCTGCGTGGCCGCGGCCGTGCAGTCGATGCGGATCCCGTCGTGGGTCGAGGTGACCGAGGGCGAGGTGCCGACATCGCTGTCCGCGCGGCCGGAGCCCAAGCAGAAGAAGCAGCGCCAGCCGATGGGCCGCCACATCGTGGTCGCCTTGTGGGGCAACGGTTCCGTGCGCGTGCTCACCGGTTTCCTCATGATGTTCGCCGCGTTCGCGGTGAAAGCGCAGACCGAGGGCCAGGGCCACAGCCCGTTCATGCAGCTGCTGCTGCTCGGCATCATCGGCGCCGCGGCCGGGGCGGGCGGGTTCGTCGGCAACGCGCTGGGCTCGCGCCTGCAGTTCGGCTCGCCGGACCAGGTGATCCTCGGGTGCATCGCCGCGTGCGCCGGCACGACGCTGATCGCCACCCTCCTACCGGGACTCGCGACGGCCGCGATCGTCGGCCTCATCGGCGCGACGGCGAGCGCGCTGGCGAAGATCAGCCTCGACGCCGTGATCCAGGAGGACCTGCCGGAGCAGTCGCGCGCGTCGGCGTTCGGACGGTCGGAAACCGTGCTGCAGCTGGCTTGGTGCTTCGGCGGCGCCGTCGGCCTGCTGCTGCCGCCGACGTACTGGCTCGGCTTCCTCGTGGTGACGCTGCTGCTCGGCGTGGGCCTCGCGCAGACCTACCTCGTGCGCCGGGGCGGTTCGCTCGTGCCGGGGCTCGGTGGAAACCGCCCACTGCGGCCCGAACCGACCGGCAGCTTCCCCGCGCAGGGTGTGCCGCGCGAGCGTCGGTAA
- a CDS encoding glutaminyl-peptide cyclotransferase, whose translation MRTSKALIVWPLLAVALLGGCAGTPAAPPAPEALTVQVLQTLPHDTSAFTEGLEFSGTTLYESRGLSGESALTAGPAGRAPATRVALPSPLFAEGITILGPKLWQLTWQDGFAIERDAKTLAELRRVPFGGEGWGLCHQASGRLVMSNGSSKLTFRDPQTFAVTGSVDVGVDQLNELECVGDTVYANVWKTGTILRIDARSGQITGRIDASGLRTPVDPGEDVLNGIAAIPGTDEFLVTGKLWPSMFRVKFVPAKTGHAQNGT comes from the coding sequence GTGCGTACCTCCAAGGCACTGATCGTCTGGCCGCTGCTCGCCGTCGCCCTGCTCGGCGGCTGCGCCGGCACCCCGGCGGCACCGCCGGCGCCCGAAGCGCTGACCGTCCAGGTGCTCCAGACGCTGCCCCACGACACGTCGGCGTTCACCGAGGGGCTCGAGTTCTCCGGCACCACGCTGTACGAAAGCCGCGGCCTGTCCGGCGAGTCGGCGCTCACCGCGGGGCCGGCCGGGCGGGCGCCGGCCACCCGCGTCGCGCTGCCGTCGCCGCTGTTCGCGGAGGGCATCACGATCCTCGGGCCCAAGTTGTGGCAGCTGACCTGGCAGGACGGCTTCGCCATCGAACGCGACGCGAAGACGCTCGCCGAGCTGCGCCGCGTCCCGTTCGGCGGCGAGGGCTGGGGCCTGTGCCACCAGGCCAGCGGACGGCTGGTGATGAGCAACGGCAGCTCGAAGCTCACGTTCCGTGACCCGCAGACGTTTGCGGTCACCGGCAGTGTCGACGTCGGCGTGGACCAGCTCAACGAGCTGGAGTGCGTTGGTGACACGGTGTACGCGAACGTGTGGAAGACCGGGACGATCCTGCGCATCGACGCTCGAAGCGGACAGATCACCGGTCGCATCGACGCGTCCGGACTGCGTACGCCCGTCGACCCCGGCGAGGACGTGCTCAACGGCATAGCCGCGATCCCGGGCACCGACGAATTCCTCGTCACGGGCAAGCTCTGGCCCTCGATGTTCCGGGTGAAGTTCGTCCCCGCGAAGACCGGGCACGCACAGAACGGCACGTGA
- a CDS encoding DUF3027 domain-containing protein has product MTLDDGSIQRKLADAVDVARDALLADAPAEQVGEHVGVNREDAVSATHLFEASVPGYRGWRWAVTVAVAGLDEQVTVSELELLPGPDSLVAPAWVPWEQRVRAGDLGVGDIFPADKDDPRLAPAYLQSDDPAVEEVAHEVGLGRVHVLSRYGRQDAAARWHGGEFGPRSDMARSAPATCGTCGFFVTLAGSLRGSFGVCTNDISPADGHAVDVEYGCGAHSEVEVEVTSSVPVAELVYDDSLIDFSPAPDAEPVADEPAELAESDAGVVSEAASAAAVETVAAGSVEPEAAAEVAVEEAAAGGAADVAQPAAAAGEAIAEPVSAAGEGAVEAAGVAEVANAEPAAAEVPASNEATGPESVVAAEPVAGVPDTEAAAAAPEATVAPAEPQAATDAIPTTATAAQTADTAEEATAPQAAPDAATPESTATAEPVTDAATPEASATAEPVTDTSADAAADPDAVPDAGPATVASADQTVSDSPAESADTVAPEPTSADAPVAEAPVAEAPAQTIGAATDVSDDAPADPSAAEASADPAVATDAAASEDAATAELATDASAEAAGASAAADAPAEPRVATEAATVAGPEAAATAGSAADLAAPTVESAADATDVSGEAAAEPDAGDAPAGSQVATDVTGAATPEVAATVESVDDAAAAESVSDASDEAAAEPVVADVAGSTVAAEVVDASAPEVADAAEPVGDAETEASGSAAEVSGESASEQAVADAPVEDTGVTAPEETAAGARPVGEAAASGTEAVARGTESATGGGAPAEPAVAAEATGAAAPEVAATAGPAGDFAAPAAELVSEVSGADTADVAAEEAAASATGVDTPSVAAGPGPDAEPAAGAVVAGEGAGMVGEAEEATGETVGEVAAEAGSEAKAEPEADTNTKVDPEAKADTKTEAGIDTHADSEAKPAAGDGTDTGNGTDAESGDSLR; this is encoded by the coding sequence TTGACCCTCGACGACGGCTCTATCCAGCGGAAGCTCGCCGACGCAGTGGACGTCGCGCGCGATGCCCTGCTGGCGGATGCGCCGGCCGAGCAGGTCGGCGAGCACGTCGGCGTGAACCGCGAGGACGCCGTCTCGGCGACCCACCTGTTCGAAGCGTCGGTGCCCGGCTACCGCGGCTGGCGCTGGGCGGTGACCGTGGCCGTCGCCGGCCTCGACGAGCAGGTGACGGTGAGCGAGCTGGAACTCCTGCCCGGCCCGGACTCCCTCGTCGCGCCGGCCTGGGTCCCCTGGGAGCAGCGCGTGCGCGCCGGCGACCTCGGCGTCGGCGACATCTTCCCCGCGGACAAGGACGACCCGCGCCTCGCGCCCGCGTACCTGCAGTCCGACGACCCGGCCGTCGAGGAGGTCGCGCACGAGGTCGGCCTGGGCCGCGTGCACGTCCTGTCCCGCTACGGCCGTCAGGACGCCGCCGCCCGCTGGCACGGCGGCGAATTCGGGCCGCGGTCGGACATGGCCCGCAGCGCCCCCGCGACCTGCGGCACGTGCGGTTTCTTCGTCACGCTCGCCGGTTCACTGCGCGGCTCCTTCGGAGTCTGCACCAACGACATCTCCCCGGCCGACGGCCACGCCGTGGACGTGGAGTACGGCTGCGGCGCGCACTCCGAGGTCGAGGTCGAGGTGACCTCCTCGGTGCCCGTCGCGGAACTCGTCTACGACGACTCGCTGATCGACTTCTCCCCGGCGCCGGACGCGGAGCCGGTTGCCGATGAGCCTGCGGAGCTTGCCGAGTCCGACGCCGGCGTGGTCTCGGAGGCTGCTTCGGCCGCCGCGGTCGAGACGGTCGCGGCTGGTTCGGTCGAGCCGGAAGCCGCGGCTGAGGTGGCTGTCGAGGAGGCGGCTGCTGGTGGTGCCGCTGATGTCGCCCAGCCCGCTGCGGCCGCGGGCGAGGCGATCGCCGAGCCGGTTTCGGCTGCGGGAGAGGGCGCTGTCGAGGCGGCTGGGGTTGCGGAAGTAGCCAACGCTGAGCCGGCTGCCGCCGAGGTTCCAGCCTCGAACGAGGCCACTGGACCGGAATCGGTGGTTGCCGCCGAGCCGGTCGCCGGAGTCCCGGACACCGAGGCAGCGGCTGCCGCTCCTGAAGCGACTGTCGCCCCCGCCGAACCACAGGCCGCGACGGATGCGATTCCCACCACCGCGACTGCAGCTCAGACGGCTGACACTGCCGAGGAAGCCACCGCTCCGCAGGCCGCCCCCGACGCCGCCACACCCGAATCGACTGCCACCGCCGAGCCGGTGACCGACGCGGCTACGCCTGAAGCTAGTGCGACCGCCGAGCCCGTGACCGACACTTCTGCGGACGCTGCCGCTGACCCGGATGCGGTTCCCGACGCCGGTCCTGCGACCGTGGCTTCGGCCGACCAGACTGTGTCCGACTCCCCGGCCGAATCGGCCGATACGGTCGCGCCGGAGCCGACGAGTGCCGACGCGCCGGTCGCCGAGGCGCCGGTTGCCGAGGCACCGGCCCAGACCATCGGGGCGGCGACGGATGTGTCTGACGATGCCCCCGCCGACCCGTCCGCGGCCGAAGCCTCGGCGGATCCGGCGGTGGCGACCGATGCCGCTGCATCGGAAGACGCCGCGACTGCCGAACTGGCGACCGATGCTTCTGCTGAAGCCGCCGGTGCGTCGGCCGCGGCCGACGCACCAGCCGAGCCGAGGGTTGCCACCGAGGCGGCCACTGTCGCCGGGCCGGAAGCGGCTGCCACTGCCGGTTCGGCGGCGGATCTCGCGGCTCCGACCGTCGAGTCAGCGGCCGATGCAACCGATGTTTCCGGCGAAGCTGCCGCCGAGCCGGATGCGGGCGACGCGCCAGCCGGGTCGCAGGTTGCTACCGACGTGACTGGTGCGGCCACGCCGGAGGTGGCTGCCACTGTCGAGTCGGTGGACGACGCTGCGGCAGCGGAGTCGGTGAGTGATGCTTCTGACGAAGCCGCCGCCGAACCGGTTGTGGCCGATGTGGCCGGGTCGACGGTTGCCGCTGAGGTGGTTGATGCGAGCGCGCCGGAGGTGGCCGACGCTGCCGAGCCGGTGGGTGACGCTGAGACTGAGGCTTCCGGATCGGCGGCCGAGGTGTCTGGCGAGTCCGCCTCCGAACAGGCTGTGGCTGATGCTCCGGTCGAAGACACTGGGGTGACCGCGCCGGAGGAGACTGCCGCTGGTGCCAGGCCGGTTGGTGAGGCTGCTGCCTCGGGTACCGAGGCTGTGGCTCGTGGCACTGAGTCCGCGACGGGTGGCGGAGCTCCCGCTGAACCGGCCGTGGCTGCCGAGGCGACCGGTGCCGCCGCGCCGGAAGTGGCTGCGACTGCCGGGCCGGCGGGTGACTTCGCGGCGCCGGCCGCCGAGTTGGTGAGCGAGGTTTCCGGCGCAGATACGGCAGACGTTGCTGCGGAGGAAGCTGCGGCCAGCGCGACCGGTGTGGACACGCCGAGTGTCGCAGCCGGGCCTGGGCCGGATGCCGAGCCTGCGGCTGGAGCTGTGGTCGCGGGTGAAGGTGCCGGGATGGTTGGCGAGGCCGAAGAGGCCACGGGCGAGACGGTCGGTGAGGTCGCGGCTGAAGCCGGCTCCGAAGCCAAGGCCGAGCCGGAAGCCGACACCAACACCAAGGTCGACCCGGAAGCCAAGGCCGACACCAAGACCGAAGCCGGCATCGACACGCACGCCGACTCCGAAGCCAAGCCCGCAGCCGGCGATGGCACCGACACCGGCAACGGCACCGACGCGGAAAGTGGTGACAGCCTCCGGTGA
- a CDS encoding sacsin N-terminal ATP-binding-like domain-containing protein — protein sequence MGADPFGTERLRAAVLRAWQDSPTRFTEDTNAERDLRVGAYRDRLFVELAQNAADAAQAGGKPGRVRVSVVDGELRFANTGAPLDGRGVESLASLRASGKERGSVGRFGVGFAAVVTVSDEPRVVSSTGSVAFSAGRTREASGRDGDVPVLRLPWPTDEVPPEGFDTEVRLPLRDAAAGETLLAALDREIPDLLLALPWLGEIEVDGRTWTRTGDEAVEISGPETTQRWLTHDGWAVPLAEDGTPLPLTEDVLHAPTPTDEALSLPARLIAPVPLEPSRRRVLPGAALTQALDTAAGSYVGLVRELPAEHRFALVPSVGFPRSTLDEQLREHVFAELATRPWLSTQDGGEVAGREAKVLDVDVPGLAPLLEDLVPGLVPAPKDAARTLKPVSAQPLTVQDVLGVLTGVDREPAWWHRLYAALAIGVDTHEVQPAQLDGLPVPLSDGRTLPGARGALLVDGSRELLELLSDVDVPGLRLVHPAAAHPLLERLGAKHAGARQLLEAEQVQFAVERSVEDVRSGLDGMNLAGAVLRLIAECGDDAPEWARALALPSEDGWRRADELVLPNSPLLEVFDPEVFEEDGALSVLDDEFAEDWAPATLEAVGVLDSFAVVRDEEPHEPGHGLPDEEAWWDSFEREPATVLAIRDLDLVADDAWPDALRLIAARPETWQALHVPDGHARWWLSRYALLAGEAPGSWRLRKAADLAGLYEEVPDLGLTDELLEAAGVRTTLDLATAEDVTDLLDRLGDPERTPSPGLAARAHRALVHSPVEVDELDAPTRVRAADASVADADTAVVLDVPWPASALPAARLVAAPEEPERLAELLDLPLASSLAGEVTSTGEYVAWADLAALRLVADQLGLELPDGGPLLHDVLTVTVDGATSEVPWWADQENRLHAADTSEGLARAFAWASGRWAERYRITALLDDPAPHTLLN from the coding sequence GTGGGGGCGGATCCGTTCGGGACCGAGCGGTTGCGGGCGGCGGTCCTGCGGGCGTGGCAGGACTCCCCGACGAGGTTCACCGAAGACACGAACGCGGAACGCGACCTGAGGGTCGGCGCGTACCGCGACCGGCTGTTCGTCGAGCTGGCGCAGAACGCGGCGGACGCGGCGCAGGCGGGCGGGAAGCCCGGGCGGGTGCGTGTGTCCGTTGTGGATGGCGAGCTGCGGTTCGCCAACACGGGCGCGCCGCTGGACGGGCGGGGCGTCGAGTCGCTCGCGTCGTTGCGGGCGTCGGGCAAGGAGCGCGGCTCGGTGGGGCGCTTCGGGGTCGGCTTCGCGGCCGTGGTGACCGTTTCGGACGAGCCTCGGGTGGTGTCGTCGACGGGGAGCGTGGCGTTTTCGGCCGGGCGGACGCGGGAGGCCTCCGGACGGGACGGCGACGTGCCGGTGCTGCGGCTGCCGTGGCCGACTGACGAGGTGCCGCCGGAGGGGTTCGACACCGAGGTGCGGTTGCCGCTTCGCGACGCGGCTGCGGGAGAGACCCTCCTCGCCGCCCTCGACCGGGAAATCCCCGATCTCCTGCTCGCCCTGCCGTGGCTGGGCGAGATCGAAGTGGACGGTCGCACCTGGACCCGGACCGGGGACGAAGCCGTCGAGATCAGCGGGCCCGAAACCACGCAACGGTGGCTGACGCACGACGGCTGGGCCGTTCCGCTGGCCGAGGACGGCACGCCGCTGCCACTCACCGAAGACGTCCTGCACGCGCCCACCCCCACCGACGAAGCGCTGAGCCTGCCGGCGCGCCTGATCGCGCCCGTGCCGTTGGAGCCGTCGCGGCGGCGGGTGCTGCCGGGTGCCGCGCTGACCCAAGCGCTGGACACCGCCGCCGGGAGTTACGTCGGGCTTGTCAGGGAACTCCCGGCCGAGCACCGGTTCGCGCTCGTGCCCAGCGTCGGTTTTCCAAGGTCCACACTGGACGAACAGTTGCGCGAGCACGTTTTCGCCGAGCTGGCGACCCGGCCGTGGCTGTCCACTCAGGACGGTGGGGAAGTCGCCGGACGTGAGGCGAAGGTCCTCGACGTCGACGTCCCGGGGCTGGCGCCGTTGCTCGAGGACCTCGTGCCCGGTCTGGTGCCCGCCCCGAAGGACGCGGCGCGCACGCTCAAGCCGGTTTCCGCGCAGCCGCTCACCGTCCAGGACGTGCTCGGCGTCCTCACCGGCGTCGACCGCGAACCGGCGTGGTGGCACCGGCTCTACGCGGCGCTCGCCATCGGGGTCGACACGCACGAAGTCCAGCCGGCGCAGCTCGACGGCCTGCCCGTGCCGCTGTCCGACGGCCGCACGCTGCCGGGTGCCCGTGGTGCGCTGCTCGTCGACGGTTCCCGCGAGTTGCTCGAGCTGCTGTCCGATGTAGACGTTCCGGGACTCAGGCTTGTCCACCCCGCCGCCGCGCACCCCTTGCTGGAACGCCTGGGCGCCAAACACGCCGGCGCTCGCCAGCTGCTCGAAGCCGAACAGGTGCAGTTCGCCGTCGAGCGCAGTGTGGAGGACGTCCGATCCGGGCTGGACGGGATGAACCTCGCGGGCGCCGTCCTGCGGCTCATCGCCGAGTGCGGCGACGACGCGCCGGAGTGGGCGCGCGCGCTCGCCCTGCCTTCGGAGGACGGCTGGCGGCGCGCCGACGAGCTCGTGCTGCCGAATTCGCCGTTGCTGGAAGTCTTCGACCCCGAAGTGTTCGAAGAGGACGGTGCGCTGTCCGTTCTGGACGACGAGTTCGCCGAGGACTGGGCGCCGGCGACGCTCGAAGCGGTGGGCGTGCTCGACTCGTTCGCCGTCGTGCGCGACGAGGAGCCCCACGAGCCCGGCCACGGCCTGCCGGACGAAGAAGCGTGGTGGGACTCGTTCGAACGCGAGCCCGCGACCGTCCTCGCGATCCGCGACCTCGACCTCGTCGCCGACGACGCGTGGCCCGACGCGCTGCGGCTCATCGCGGCGCGGCCCGAGACGTGGCAGGCGCTGCACGTCCCCGACGGCCACGCCCGCTGGTGGCTCTCCCGCTACGCCCTCCTCGCCGGCGAAGCCCCCGGTTCGTGGCGCCTGCGGAAGGCGGCCGACCTCGCCGGCCTCTACGAAGAGGTCCCCGACCTCGGCCTCACCGACGAGCTCCTCGAAGCCGCCGGCGTCCGGACCACGCTCGACCTCGCCACGGCCGAAGACGTCACCGACCTCCTCGACCGCCTCGGTGACCCCGAGCGCACGCCCAGCCCCGGCCTCGCCGCCCGCGCTCACCGCGCGCTGGTCCACTCACCCGTGGAGGTGGACGAGCTCGACGCCCCCACCCGCGTGCGCGCGGCCGACGCGTCCGTCGCCGACGCCGACACCGCCGTGGTCCTCGACGTCCCGTGGCCCGCGTCCGCGCTGCCCGCGGCGCGGCTCGTCGCGGCGCCCGAGGAGCCCGAACGCCTCGCGGAACTCCTGGACCTCCCGCTCGCGAGCAGCCTCGCCGGCGAGGTCACCAGCACCGGCGAGTACGTCGCCTGGGCCGATCTGGCCGCGCTGCGGCTCGTCGCCGACCAGCTCGGCCTCGAGCTCCCGGACGGTGGCCCGCTCCTGCACGACGTGCTCACGGTCACCGTCGACGGAGCCACCTCGGAGGTCCCGTGGTGGGCCGACCAGGAAAACCGGTTGCACGCAGCGGACACGTCCGAAGGGCTGGCCCGTGCGTTCGCCTGGGCGAGCGGCCGGTGGGCCGAGCGCTACCGGATCACGGCGCTCCTCGACGACCCCGCGCCGCACACGCTGCTGAACTAG
- a CDS encoding DUF2530 domain-containing protein, which produces MRHTPDLPKRLTDLTPVVIVGTSLWAVALVVLFVLTSGVWVWTAFAGIVLGFIGFGIMFWQRAAARRGSKSAQRF; this is translated from the coding sequence TTGCGGCACACGCCGGACCTGCCCAAGCGCCTGACCGACCTGACCCCGGTGGTGATCGTAGGTACCTCGCTGTGGGCCGTCGCACTGGTGGTGCTCTTCGTGCTGACCAGCGGCGTGTGGGTGTGGACGGCGTTCGCGGGGATCGTGCTGGGGTTCATCGGGTTCGGGATCATGTTCTGGCAGCGCGCCGCCGCCCGGCGGGGCTCGAAGTCGGCGCAGCGCTTCTAG
- a CDS encoding NCS2 family permease, with translation MTDQRERRQTVSTLDRFFKITERGSTTGREVRGGIVTFVTMAYIVVLNPLIIGSFAADTPSAHKDVLGHILPVPAVAAVTALVAGVLTILMGLVANYPFAIATGLGLNSLLAVTLAPQMTWPEAMGLVVIEGLIIVLLVLTGFRTAVFRAVPPALKSAIAVGIGLFICFIGLVDAGFVRRLPDDAHTTVPVGLGINGSVASWPTAVFVAGLLLTGVLVAKKVKGAILIGVLGSTVLAILVETLVKAGPSNGTNPKGWNLGYPALPDNVVGVPDLSLVGDVSFGAWTRLPIITVVLLVFTLVLADFFDAMGTMTGLGKEAGLIRKDGQLPNVGRALFVEGLAGAAGGFGSASSNTVFVESASGIAEGARTGLANIVTGVLFLAAMFLTPLYQVVPVEAAAPALVVVGALMMGQVREIDFTDFSIALPAFLTIVVMPFTYSIANGIGAGFVSYVVIRAVTGRARQVHPLMWVIAVAFVAYFAVGPIQAALS, from the coding sequence ATGACGGATCAGCGTGAACGGCGACAGACGGTGTCCACTCTGGACCGTTTCTTCAAGATAACCGAACGCGGTTCGACGACCGGACGCGAGGTGCGGGGCGGCATCGTCACGTTCGTGACGATGGCCTACATCGTCGTGCTCAACCCGCTCATCATCGGCAGCTTCGCGGCCGACACCCCGTCGGCGCACAAGGACGTGCTCGGCCACATCCTGCCCGTGCCCGCAGTGGCCGCGGTGACGGCGCTGGTCGCCGGCGTGCTGACGATCCTGATGGGGCTCGTCGCGAACTACCCGTTCGCCATCGCGACGGGGCTCGGGCTCAACAGCCTGCTGGCCGTCACGCTCGCGCCGCAGATGACGTGGCCCGAGGCGATGGGCCTGGTCGTGATCGAGGGCCTCATCATCGTGCTGCTGGTGCTCACCGGGTTCCGCACGGCCGTGTTCCGCGCGGTCCCGCCGGCGTTGAAGTCGGCGATCGCCGTGGGCATCGGGTTGTTCATCTGCTTCATCGGCCTGGTCGACGCCGGGTTCGTGCGCCGCCTGCCCGACGACGCGCACACCACGGTGCCGGTCGGCCTCGGCATCAACGGCTCGGTCGCCTCCTGGCCGACGGCCGTGTTCGTGGCGGGCCTGCTGCTCACCGGTGTCCTCGTCGCGAAGAAGGTCAAGGGCGCGATCCTCATCGGCGTGCTCGGCTCAACCGTGCTGGCGATCCTCGTCGAGACGCTCGTGAAGGCCGGCCCGTCGAACGGCACGAATCCCAAGGGCTGGAACCTCGGCTACCCGGCACTGCCGGACAACGTCGTCGGCGTGCCGGACCTGTCGCTGGTCGGCGACGTGTCGTTCGGCGCCTGGACGCGCTTGCCGATCATCACCGTCGTCCTGCTCGTGTTCACGCTCGTGCTTGCCGATTTCTTCGACGCCATGGGCACCATGACCGGCCTCGGCAAGGAAGCCGGCCTGATCCGCAAGGACGGCCAGCTGCCCAACGTCGGCCGCGCACTGTTCGTCGAGGGCCTCGCGGGCGCCGCCGGCGGCTTCGGCTCGGCCAGCTCGAACACGGTGTTCGTCGAATCGGCGTCCGGCATCGCCGAGGGCGCGCGCACCGGCCTGGCCAACATCGTCACGGGCGTGCTGTTCCTCGCCGCGATGTTCCTGACCCCGCTCTACCAGGTCGTGCCCGTGGAGGCCGCCGCGCCGGCGCTGGTCGTCGTCGGAGCGCTGATGATGGGCCAGGTCCGGGAGATCGACTTCACGGACTTCTCGATCGCCCTGCCGGCCTTCCTGACGATCGTCGTCATGCCCTTCACTTACTCCATCGCCAACGGCATCGGCGCGGGCTTCGTGAGCTACGTCGTCATCCGCGCGGTGACCGGCCGGGCGCGGCAGGTGCACCCGTTGATGTGGGTAATCGCGGTAGCGTTCGTGGCGTACTTCGCGGTCGGCCCGATCCAGGCGGCCCTGAGCTGA